Sequence from the Clostridium saccharobutylicum DSM 13864 genome:
AATGTAATTCAGTTCGTTTATAAAACACATATCAAACTTTTAGTTAATAGGTTTAATGAACTTCATTTCTTATTACATCTTCATATGATTCCCTTCTACAGATAAGTCTTGAATCTCCATCCTTAACCATAATTACTGCTGGCTTTGGTATCTTATTATAATTACTAGACATAGAATATCCATAAGCACCTGTAGTCATTATAGCTAAAATGTCTCCACTCTTAATTACTGGAAGGTTAACATTTTCTAATAATATATCTCCTGACTCACAACACTTTCCTGCTATAGTTACTTTTTCTTCACAATCTGATTGAACATTATTTGCTAAAATACATTCATATTGTGCATTATAAAGAGCAGGTCTTATATTATCAGTCATTCCACCATCTACTGAAACATATTTTCTAACTCCTGGAATCTCCTTAACTGCTCCTATAGAGTATAAAGTCGTTCCTGCATTAGCTACTATGCTTCTACCTGGTTCTATAGTAAGAATTGGCCTCTTCTGACCAGTTCTTGAACAAACCTCGTCAACTTTGTTAATTATTGTTTCACAATATTCAGCAGTTGTCCTTGGTTTATCCTCTCTACTATAGTATATACCAAAACCTCCCCCAAAATCTACTTCTTTTATAAAATAACCAAAATTTTCTTCAGTTTTTTTCACAAGATCTAACATTACCTCTACTGCATCTTCATATGGCTCTAATTCAAAAATTTGTGAACCTATGTGGCAATGTATCCCTGCAAGGTTTATATTTTCTAAACTTATAGCTTTTTTAATAGCATCTTCTATGACAGTTTCAACTGGTGCAAACCCAAACTTTGAATCAATTTGACCTGTTTTTATATAGTCATGAGTATGTGCTTCAATTCCTGGAGTTATTCTTAAATAAATGTTTTGTACTTTATTATATTCTTTTGCTATATCATTTAATATATCCATTTCATGATAATTATCTACCACAAAGTTTCCAACACCTAATTTAATCCCAAGTTCTATTTCATTTAATGTTTTATTATTACCATGAAACATTACTCTTTCAAGTGGAAATCCTGCCTTGTATGCTGTGTATAACTCTCCGCCTGATACAACATCTAAACACATGTTTTCTTCTTTTAATAATTTACACATTTGAATAGTTAAAAATGCTTTTCCAGCAAAAGCCACTCTATTACCATTCTCTTCACATTTGAAATATTTTCTATAGTCCTTGCAATATTCTCGTATTAATGATTCATCAAATACATACAAAGGACTTCCATATTCTTTTACTAAATCCTCAGCCTTAATTCCTCCAATTGATAATTGGTTATCTTCAACCTTCATCGTTCCAAATAATTTCATTTTTGTTACCCCCAAATTTTAATCATAATTTATCATAATAAAAAACAAACGCCACAGAATGTGTTTCTGTGACGAGTGGTAGAGAATATGCTAAATTATTGTGCACAATATTTTAAACAATTGTTATTGCCAGTTATCAACTATCTCTAAAGGATATAAATAATACTATATTTAAGTTAACTTAAATAAATTACTAACAAGCCCTTCCTTTATTGACTATTGTAAATGTCATTTTAATTGAAAAAAGATGTACCTTGTAGCTCAACACTTTTCGTGACAGTTATCCATATATTATATGAATACCCAGAAATAAATCACTGCAAATAACTTATTCCTTCGGCCATAATCCCTTTTAACATAAATCATCGTCTGCCAACTCCTTATGATTACTCTTTATTACAGCACCTCTACCCCAGGTCATGTTACATTACTATATTATTCAATTATAAAAAATATGATACCATACTTTTTATTTAAATCAATACCTTTTTATATTATTTATCAAATTATCTTCTAAATCTTGCCACATTACTTAATTCAATTATTTCTAATTTAGTATCTTCTATATTTGAAGATTTTATTCATTTCTATAATTATCCATGAGATTACCCATAATACTTGCAGATGTTGGTGGTGTAAATGTTATTGCATTAGCTCCAGCCTGTATAGTTTCTCTAATGCTTGATTCAGTTGGACCACCTGTTGCTATTATAGGAAATTCCGGAAATCTCTTTCTTATGTTTCTAACAATTTGAGCTGTTTTCTTTCCTCCCGAAACATTTAATATAGTAGCTCCTGCTTCTATTCTCTTTGATATATCTTCATCTTCTGAAATAACAGTTACGATAACTGGTATATCTATAGTTGCTCTTATTTTATGAACTATTTCATTGGCTGTCGGTGCATTAACAACTACTCCCATAGCTCCTTTAAATTCTGCATCTAGTGCTAAATTTATAACTCTTTTACCTTGAGTTATTCCTCCTCCAACTCCACAAAACACCGGAACATCTGCTGCCATTACAAGTGCTTGTGTTATCAACGGCTGGGGTGTAAATGGATATACTGCAATAATTGCATCAGCATTACTATTTCTGATAAGTGCAACATCGGTAGTGAATAATAATGACTTTATTCTTTTACCGAAAATTTTAATTCCACCACAATCTCTTATAATTGATGGAACCTCAATTACATGATTTCTTAATGCACCTTTTATTTCTGGTACAAATTTTGATTCCTTAGCCACCATAATTTTTAATCCCTCCCTTTAGATTAATACTTGCTACCATTTGCATAGGTAGTATGCATCCAAGAAGTGTACTATATAGATATATTATACTACTTTATACTATTTGTTAAAGTTAATTTTTTATAGACTTATCAACATTATCCACAGGTTTTATCCACAATTCTGTGCATATTGTTGGTAATAGTTTTTTATGATTTTTTTTAATAAATATTTATTTCACCATTTTTTTCCATATAATCTAAAACTATTTGTTTTTCCATATCCATATTACATATTTGGCAATACATCTAATTTAATTAATATTTAAATATTAATTTTATTAACATTGTTATCCACATGTTTTTTGTACTTATTAACATTATAAACAACTCCTGCATTTTACTAGGTTTAACATGTATAGTAATATATGCTAGACCATTGTTTATCCACATACTTATACACAGACTTCAAAATATTACAAATACTAACAGTTATACTTCTTGCAAGCACTAATAAACATTCTATATTTTAGATATTGATTTTCACGAATTCTATATAGCAACTAAGATATTAATTCACATTGCCTGTAAATGTATACAGCTTAATAATTTGTTGACAACTCCTGAATACTTTTTTCTCTGTTCCATCTCCTATTAATATTAACAAAATAAGTCCTATAGAACCTTTTAAATTAGTGAATAAAAAATAACGAGCAAGGATTAAAATGCACTTTTCTATCCTTACTCATTTCCAATAACTTTATTATCTAACTATTAGATATAGCAAATTTTTTTAATGTAAAATAAAAATCTATTATAAATGTAATTATGCTTACTATTACGAATAATTGAAAAAACTCTTCTGCGCTAATATATATACTATAAAAAATAGGTTGAATATATTTGACTCCTATAAAACTAAGAACTGTCCAATATAAAGAAAATTTAAGTGTTATAAATCCATTAACATTATATTTCAAATTTGAATAATCCCAATAAACTTTATTGAAAATATGTTTAAGCATATATCCACTTACATACTCAACAGTTGTAGGAATAAAAAAACACAATACTAACAATATAATTCTATTAATATTCAATGCTGAATCATATAAAATCAAAAGCGTCATTGCTATACCATACATGGGTTTAAATGGCCCTATTAAAAATCCTTCTTTTTTAAATCTTTTATCAACTATAAATGCATATAGTTCTTCTATCAACCAACCTATAAAAGAATAAATAATAAAATTGAAAACTAAGTAAACTAATAAATTCATACTTCAACCACCTTATCTATTAAGCTAGTCTTAGTATTTGTACTCTCCTATAATTTTATCCTCAACTTATAGATAAACAACTTTGAACTTAGGGTTATGTAATAACTAACCGAAGGAAATGGTGCTTTTTTGTTTCGATTACTAGAGAAAAGCACCACTTCCTTCTAGTTTAGAATATATTTCAAAATAAGTTCCATTTCAAAATTTGTTTATCTATGTGAATATGTGAAAAATTATATTTTATAGATACTTCTATCTCCAATTTGAATAACTCAATACTTCTACCGAATTTAGCTTTGCTATCGTTGTATAAATCGAACAACAAATACAATTTGAAAGCTGACAGTTCAAATAAATATACTGCATATTTATCTACTTTAACCCATCACACTAAATAGTGGAAACATTCTAAAGTGAATACACACATCTATTTAGAACCTTTCAGCAATATTTTCATAGTCCTACCGAACAAAAATATTTCTAATTTCAGTTAATTATCAAATAAATCTAAATTCTAAGTTATTTATCTATAGCTTAATTAATGAAATCTTAAATAACTTCAAATTATTTCTGATATAATAAACCTATGAAAATTATTATTAAACTTGTTAGGCATATTAATTTTTTATATATATCCAATTTAAGAACCCAACTTATTTGTGGTTAATATCTCCACTAGAAATCATATATATATTTGTGAAATACGCATTTGAAATTAAGCTGTTGAAGATTCTTAATGGGAGCTTGTTACATTTACTGCTTGTCAAAATGAATATTTGGAACACGCAGTAATGGGCACAAGCTCCCATTTAGAATCTTCCAGCAAAAATTTCATAAGCTCAATGAAACAAATATATATATGATTTCGGTGAGTTACCACTTAAATCTAAGTCTTGATTGGGATATCTATGTGTCTAAAGAAAATTAGGAGGATATTTTATACGTGGAAAAAATTTATTATGATAATAGGTACGTTAAGGAATTTACTGCTGAAATAGTTGATATAAAAGAATTTAACGGAAAGTTTCATGTTCTTTTAAATCAAACATCATTCTTTCCTGGTGGCGGTGGACAAAACTGTGATCTTGGATTTATAGATAATCATGCTGTTATAGATGTTTATGAAAAAGATGAAGAAGTATATCATGTGGTTGAAACTAAACCAATAAAAATACATAAAGTTAAATGTGTGATTAATTGGGATAGAAGAACTGATGGGATGCATCAACATTTAGCTCAACATGTTTTATCTGGCTGTTTCTTTAATCTTTTTAATGCTAATACTTTTGCAATTCATTTAGGCTCTGATGTTAGTACTGTTGATATTTACGGAATATTAACAGAAGAACAAATTCGTGAAGCCGAAAAACTTGCTAACAAAACTATAGGTGATGCACTTCCTGTGGATTCTTTTGTTCCAAGTAAAGCTGAACTTAAAAAACTTAATATTAGAAGATCACTTCCAAATACAAAAGAAGACATTAGAATTGTAAAAATAGGAGATTTTGATATTAATGCTTGTTGTGGACTTCACCCTGCATCAACTCAAGATTTAAGACTTATAAAAATAAGAAAATTTGAAAAACATAAAGAAGGCACAAGAATAGAATTTTTAGCTGGTACTCGTGCTGTTGAAGATTCATTTAAAAAAGATGAATTTCAAAGTTCTATTTGTAAATACTTAAATTGTAATGAAAATGAAGCTATAAATGGAATAAAGAATTTAAGTGAGAATCTTAAAGAAGCTAATGAAACTAATAAGAGTCTTAATATTCTATTAGCTAAATATCAAGTCAAAGAATTTATTGATAATGCTTCTAAAATAGGTAACTTCAAAGTAATAAAACAAATCTTTGATGGTGAAAATTTAAAATATGTAAATAATCTTACTTCTAAACTTATTGAAAATGACAATACAATTGCCTTAATGGCAGTAAAATCTGAAGACAAAGTAAACTTAATATTTGCTTGTACTAAAGGTATTAAAGAAGTAAAAATGAACGACCTATTAAAGGATGCTATATCACTTATTGATGGCAAAGGTGGCGGAAGTCCATTCCAAGCACAAGGTGCAGGCAAAAACAACGCCAACCTTGAAAGTGCCTTAGATTACGCATACGCTAAAATACAAAAATCACTTTAGGTTATATATAAATACATAAAAAATGAGTACATACAATCATAAGTATGCACTCATTTTGGGGATGTAGCTAGATTTGTGTAAAACAAATCTACTACATTCTTTTTTTGTATTGTTTGATGGTAGATTTGGAATAATATACTTGAAAATAATAAGGGAGGATTCCAAATGAAAGTACCAGATATTAATTATCAAGAAGAAATTAAAAAGTGTAAAAGCATGGATGATGTTGTAGGTAAGAATGGATTGATGCAAAAGCTATTAAAAGATGTTATGCAACAATTGCTTGAAGCGGAAATGGATGAACATTTAGGCAGAGAGAAGTATGAAAGAGCCGATAACGAAAGTGAAAAGAATTATCGAAATGGTTATTCTAAAAAAGATGTTAGAAGTAGTTACGGGGAGGTACCTTTAGATATTCCACGAGACAGAAAATCAGAGTTTGAGCCAAGAGCAATTCGAAAGTATGAAACAGAATGTAGTGAACTGGATAAAAAAATAATTGGTTTGTATGCACGTGGAATGTCTACAAGAGATATTCAATCCGAACTCGAAGAGCTCTATGGTATAGATGTCTCTCCATCAATGATATCGAAAATAACAGATAAAGTGATGGACGCAGCAGCAGAATGGCAAAACAGAATGTTAGACCCAGTATATCCTATAGTATATATGGATGCGGTTCATTTTA
This genomic interval carries:
- a CDS encoding alanyl-tRNA editing protein translates to MEKIYYDNRYVKEFTAEIVDIKEFNGKFHVLLNQTSFFPGGGGQNCDLGFIDNHAVIDVYEKDEEVYHVVETKPIKIHKVKCVINWDRRTDGMHQHLAQHVLSGCFFNLFNANTFAIHLGSDVSTVDIYGILTEEQIREAEKLANKTIGDALPVDSFVPSKAELKKLNIRRSLPNTKEDIRIVKIGDFDINACCGLHPASTQDLRLIKIRKFEKHKEGTRIEFLAGTRAVEDSFKKDEFQSSICKYLNCNENEAINGIKNLSENLKEANETNKSLNILLAKYQVKEFIDNASKIGNFKVIKQIFDGENLKYVNNLTSKLIENDNTIALMAVKSEDKVNLIFACTKGIKEVKMNDLLKDAISLIDGKGGGSPFQAQGAGKNNANLESALDYAYAKIQKSL
- the lysA gene encoding diaminopimelate decarboxylase: MKLFGTMKVEDNQLSIGGIKAEDLVKEYGSPLYVFDESLIREYCKDYRKYFKCEENGNRVAFAGKAFLTIQMCKLLKEENMCLDVVSGGELYTAYKAGFPLERVMFHGNNKTLNEIELGIKLGVGNFVVDNYHEMDILNDIAKEYNKVQNIYLRITPGIEAHTHDYIKTGQIDSKFGFAPVETVIEDAIKKAISLENINLAGIHCHIGSQIFELEPYEDAVEVMLDLVKKTEENFGYFIKEVDFGGGFGIYYSREDKPRTTAEYCETIINKVDEVCSRTGQKRPILTIEPGRSIVANAGTTLYSIGAVKEIPGVRKYVSVDGGMTDNIRPALYNAQYECILANNVQSDCEEKVTIAGKCCESGDILLENVNLPVIKSGDILAIMTTGAYGYSMSSNYNKIPKPAVIMVKDGDSRLICRRESYEDVIRNEVH
- a CDS encoding putative ABC transporter permease produces the protein MNLLVYLVFNFIIYSFIGWLIEELYAFIVDKRFKKEGFLIGPFKPMYGIAMTLLILYDSALNINRIILLVLCFFIPTTVEYVSGYMLKHIFNKVYWDYSNLKYNVNGFITLKFSLYWTVLSFIGVKYIQPIFYSIYISAEEFFQLFVIVSIITFIIDFYFTLKKFAISNS